One window of the Enterobacter huaxiensis genome contains the following:
- the mdtJ gene encoding multidrug/spermidine efflux SMR transporter subunit MdtJ, with product MFYWILLALAIIAEITGTLSMKWASVSDGNTGFILMLVMITLSYIFLSFAVKKIALGVAYALWEGIGILLITLFSVMLFDETLSTMKIAGLTTLVAGIVLIKSGTRKPTKQQKEQAHAAV from the coding sequence ATGTTTTACTGGATTTTATTAGCTCTGGCTATTATCGCTGAAATTACCGGCACCTTGTCGATGAAATGGGCAAGCGTCAGTGATGGCAACACCGGTTTTATTTTGATGCTGGTGATGATTACGCTTTCCTATATTTTCCTCTCATTTGCCGTAAAAAAAATCGCCCTGGGCGTGGCCTATGCCCTGTGGGAAGGGATCGGTATTTTGTTGATTACGCTTTTCAGCGTCATGTTATTTGATGAAACCCTGTCCACAATGAAAATTGCCGGCCTGACCACGCTGGTGGCGGGTATCGTGCTGATTAAATCGGGTACACGCAAACCGACGAAACAGCAGAAGGAGCAGGCCCATGCAGCAGTTTGA
- the mdtI gene encoding multidrug/spermidine efflux SMR transporter subunit MdtI, protein MQQFEWIHAAWLALAIVLEIVANVFLKFSDGFRRKFYGLMSIAAVLGAFSALSQAVKGIDLSVAYALWGGFGIAATLAAGWILFGQRLNHKGWIGLVLLLAGMIMIKLA, encoded by the coding sequence ATGCAGCAGTTTGAATGGATCCACGCGGCCTGGCTGGCGCTGGCCATCGTGCTGGAAATTGTGGCTAACGTCTTTTTAAAATTCTCCGATGGTTTTCGCCGTAAGTTCTACGGCCTGATGTCCATCGCTGCGGTGCTGGGCGCGTTCAGCGCCCTGTCGCAGGCGGTTAAAGGCATCGATCTTTCGGTGGCCTATGCGCTGTGGGGCGGCTTCGGCATCGCCGCTACGCTGGCCGCCGGCTGGATCCTGTTCGGCCAGCGTTTAAACCACAAAGGCTGGATAGGATTAGTACTGCTTCTTGCCGGCATGATTATGATAAAACTCGCCTGA
- the mlc gene encoding sugar metabolism global transcriptional regulator Mlc: MVADSQPGHIDQIKQTNAGAVYRLIDQLGPVSRIDLSRLAQLAPASITKIVREMLEAHLVQETEIQEPGSRGRPAVGLVVETEAWHYLSLRISRGEIFLALRDLSSKLVVEDRLELPLKAETPLQDAIVALIDQFFIRHQQRLERLTSIAITMPGIIDTENGIVHRMPFYEDVKEMPLGEVLENHTGVPVYIQHDISAWTMAEALFGASRGARDVIQVVIDHNVGAGVITDGRLLHAGSSSLVEIGHTQVDPYGKRCYCGNHGCLETIASVESVLELAQVRLSQSMSSSLHGQPLTVDSLCAAARQGDLLAKDIITGVGNNVGRILAIMVNLFNPQKILIGSPLSQAADILFPAISACINQQALPAYSKNIVVESTQFSNQGTMAGAALVKDAMYNGSLLIRLLQG; the protein is encoded by the coding sequence GTGGTTGCTGATAGTCAGCCAGGGCATATCGATCAGATTAAGCAGACCAACGCTGGCGCGGTTTATCGCCTGATTGATCAGCTTGGTCCGGTTTCGCGTATCGATCTCTCGCGCCTGGCACAACTGGCACCCGCCAGTATTACCAAGATTGTCCGCGAAATGCTGGAAGCGCATCTTGTTCAGGAGACGGAAATTCAGGAGCCGGGCAGCAGGGGCCGTCCCGCTGTCGGGCTGGTTGTCGAGACCGAAGCGTGGCACTACCTGTCGCTGCGCATTAGCCGCGGTGAAATCTTCCTCGCCCTGCGTGATTTAAGCAGCAAGCTGGTGGTGGAAGACCGCCTGGAGCTGCCGCTCAAGGCCGAAACGCCTCTGCAGGACGCCATCGTGGCGCTTATCGATCAGTTCTTTATTCGTCACCAGCAGCGTCTTGAGCGCTTAACGTCCATCGCAATCACCATGCCGGGTATTATCGACACGGAAAACGGCATCGTGCACCGCATGCCGTTCTATGAAGACGTGAAAGAGATGCCGCTGGGCGAGGTGCTGGAAAACCATACCGGTGTACCGGTTTACATCCAGCATGATATCAGCGCGTGGACGATGGCGGAGGCGCTGTTCGGCGCCTCGCGCGGGGCGCGTGACGTCATTCAGGTGGTGATTGATCACAACGTAGGGGCAGGGGTCATCACCGACGGACGCTTGCTGCACGCCGGCAGCAGCAGCCTGGTAGAAATAGGCCATACCCAGGTCGATCCTTATGGTAAACGCTGTTACTGCGGCAACCACGGCTGTCTCGAAACCATTGCCAGCGTTGAGAGCGTGCTTGAGCTGGCGCAGGTGCGGCTGAGCCAGTCGATGAGTTCTTCGCTGCACGGCCAGCCGTTAACCGTTGATTCCCTCTGCGCGGCGGCGCGACAGGGCGATCTGCTGGCGAAGGATATTATTACCGGTGTCGGCAACAATGTGGGCCGCATTCTCGCCATTATGGTCAATCTCTTTAATCCACAAAAAATCCTGATTGGCTCGCCCCTCAGCCAGGCGGCGGATATCCTCTTCCCGGCGATTTCCGCCTGTATCAACCAGCAGGCGCTGCCCGCCTACAGTAAAAACATCGTGGTTGAAAGTACGCAGTTCTCAAACCAGGGGACGATGGCCGGCGCGGCGCTGGTGAAAGACGCGATGTACAACGGCTCGTTATTGATTCGTCTCCTGCAGGGCTAA
- a CDS encoding AI-2E family transporter, giving the protein MAKPIITLNGLKIVIMLGMLVIILTGVRFAADIIVPFILALFVAVILNPLVQRMVRWRVPRVLAITLLISIIIVAMVLLVAYLGTSLNELARTLPKYRSSLAIPLLQIEPWLQRAGIEVSVEELLKYIDPNAAMTIVTSLLGQLSNAMTSIFLLFLTVVFMLLEVPQLPAKLQQIMVRPVEGMGAIQRALDSVSRYLVLKTAISLVTGLVVWGMLVALDVRFAFVWGLLAFALNYIPNIGSVLAAIPPILQVLVFSGLYDALVLLAGYLVINLVFGNILEPRMMGRGLGLSTLVVFLSLIFWGWLLGPVGMLLSVPLTIIVKIGLEQTAGGQSIAVLLSDMDHR; this is encoded by the coding sequence ATGGCCAAACCCATCATTACCCTGAACGGACTGAAGATTGTCATTATGCTTGGCATGTTGGTGATCATTTTGACCGGCGTGCGTTTTGCCGCCGATATCATCGTTCCCTTTATTCTGGCGCTTTTTGTCGCCGTCATCCTTAACCCGCTCGTGCAGCGAATGGTGCGGTGGCGCGTGCCTCGCGTGCTGGCGATCACCTTGCTTATCAGCATTATCATTGTTGCCATGGTGCTGCTGGTGGCCTATCTGGGCACTTCCCTGAACGAACTGGCGCGTACGTTGCCAAAATACCGTTCGTCTCTGGCGATCCCTCTCCTGCAAATTGAGCCCTGGCTGCAGCGCGCGGGCATTGAAGTCTCTGTTGAAGAGTTGCTCAAGTATATCGATCCGAACGCCGCCATGACCATCGTCACCAGCCTGCTGGGCCAGCTCTCCAACGCGATGACGTCCATCTTTCTGCTGTTCTTGACCGTCGTTTTTATGCTGCTTGAAGTGCCACAGCTGCCTGCAAAGCTGCAGCAGATCATGGTGCGTCCGGTCGAAGGCATGGGGGCGATTCAGCGTGCGCTGGACAGCGTCTCGCGCTATCTGGTGCTGAAAACGGCCATCAGCCTGGTAACGGGGCTGGTTGTCTGGGGGATGCTGGTCGCGCTGGACGTACGCTTTGCCTTTGTCTGGGGGTTACTGGCTTTTGCCCTGAACTATATTCCCAATATCGGCTCCGTGCTGGCGGCGATCCCGCCGATTCTCCAGGTTCTGGTTTTCAGCGGCCTGTACGATGCGCTGGTTTTGCTGGCTGGCTATTTGGTCATTAACCTTGTGTTCGGCAACATTCTGGAACCGCGCATGATGGGACGCGGGCTGGGCCTGTCTACGCTTGTCGTCTTCCTCTCCCTGATCTTCTGGGGCTGGCTGCTCGGTCCGGTAGGCATGCTGCTTTCCGTTCCGCTGACCATTATCGTGAAGATTGGCCTGGAGCAAACGGCGGGAGGTCAAAGCATCGCCGTGCTGCTGAGCGATATGGATCACCGCTAG
- the asr gene encoding acid resistance repetitive basic protein Asr: MKKVLALVVAAAMGLSSAAFAAETTATATPAAAPAATTTAAPAKAVHHKKHHKAAKPAVEQKAQAAKKHHKKATKPAVEQKAQAAKKHHKKATKPAVEQKAQAAKKHHKKAVKHEAAKPAAQPAA; the protein is encoded by the coding sequence ATGAAAAAAGTATTAGCTCTGGTTGTTGCCGCTGCTATGGGTCTGTCTTCTGCTGCGTTCGCTGCTGAAACTACTGCTACCGCAACTCCTGCTGCGGCGCCAGCTGCGACCACGACCGCTGCGCCAGCAAAAGCGGTTCATCACAAGAAACACCACAAAGCCGCTAAACCGGCTGTAGAACAGAAAGCGCAGGCCGCTAAAAAGCATCACAAAAAAGCAACCAAGCCAGCCGTAGAGCAGAAAGCCCAGGCCGCTAAAAAGCACCACAAAAAAGCGACCAAGCCAGCCGTAGAGCAGAAAGCCCAGGCTGCTAAAAAGCATCACAAAAAAGCAGTAAAACACGAAGCTGCTAAACCAGCTGCACAGCCAGCTGCGTAA
- a CDS encoding MFS transporter: MSRTTTVDVDPASDINDLPAASQPVQFIKRGTPQFMRVTLALFSAGLATFALLYCVQPILPVLSHEFGVSPATSSISLSISTGMLAIGLLFTGPLSDAIGRKQVMVTALMLASVCTLLSTMMTSWHGILVMRALIGLSLSGVAAVGMTYLSEEIHPSFVAFSMGLYISGNSIGGMSGRLLSGVFTDFFNWRIALAAIGCFALASALMFWKILPESRHFRPSSLRPKTLFINFRLHWRDKGLPRLFLTGFLLMGSFVTLFNYIGYRLMLSPWHLSQAVVGLLSVAYLTGTWSSPKAGAMTARFGRGPVMLVSTGVMLLGLLMTLFSSLWLIFAGMLLFSAGFFAAHSVASSWIGPRARRAKGQASSLYLFSYYLGSSIAGTLGGVFWHSYGWNGVGGFIALMLCAALLVGNSLHRRLK, encoded by the coding sequence GTGAGTCGTACAACTACCGTTGATGTCGATCCGGCAAGCGATATCAATGATTTACCCGCAGCATCACAGCCGGTTCAGTTCATCAAACGTGGTACACCTCAATTTATGCGCGTCACGCTGGCGCTCTTCTCTGCGGGCCTGGCAACGTTCGCGCTGCTCTACTGCGTTCAGCCGATCCTCCCCGTGCTGTCCCATGAGTTTGGCGTGTCGCCCGCCACCAGCAGTATTTCACTCTCCATTTCGACCGGAATGCTGGCGATTGGCCTGCTGTTCACCGGCCCGCTCTCGGATGCCATAGGCCGTAAACAGGTAATGGTGACCGCGCTGATGCTGGCGTCGGTCTGCACGTTGCTCTCGACGATGATGACCAGCTGGCACGGCATTCTGGTGATGCGCGCGCTGATTGGGCTATCCCTGAGCGGCGTGGCTGCGGTTGGGATGACTTACCTCAGCGAAGAGATCCACCCGAGCTTTGTTGCCTTCTCAATGGGGTTGTACATCAGCGGGAACTCGATTGGCGGGATGAGCGGACGTCTCCTGAGCGGCGTATTTACCGACTTCTTCAACTGGCGTATTGCGCTGGCCGCGATCGGCTGTTTCGCCCTCGCCTCCGCGCTGATGTTCTGGAAAATCCTGCCTGAATCGCGTCATTTCCGGCCTTCATCCCTGCGCCCGAAAACCCTGTTTATCAACTTCCGTCTGCACTGGCGTGACAAAGGGCTCCCGCGCCTGTTCCTGACCGGTTTCCTGCTGATGGGCTCGTTCGTCACGCTGTTTAACTATATTGGCTATCGCCTGATGCTCTCTCCGTGGCATCTCAGCCAGGCGGTTGTCGGACTGCTCTCCGTGGCCTATCTCACCGGAACCTGGAGTTCGCCTAAAGCCGGGGCGATGACCGCCCGCTTTGGCCGTGGCCCGGTGATGCTGGTTTCTACGGGCGTGATGCTGCTCGGCCTGCTGATGACGCTCTTCTCCTCCCTGTGGCTGATCTTTGCCGGCATGCTGCTTTTCTCCGCGGGCTTTTTTGCCGCCCACTCGGTCGCCAGCAGCTGGATTGGCCCCCGCGCGCGCCGTGCGAAAGGCCAGGCGTCGTCGCTGTATCTGTTTAGCTATTACCTCGGCTCCAGCATCGCCGGGACGCTCGGGGGCGTGTTCTGGCATAGCTACGGCTGGAACGGCGTGGGCGGGTTTATCGCGCTGATGCTGTGTGCGGCCCTGCTGGTGGGGAACAGTCTGCACCGGCGTTTGAAATAA
- a CDS encoding bifunctional diguanylate cyclase/phosphodiesterase, protein MVYTLSWRNIPTAKTLFVMVFMAGIGLIVSIVALLYLSLHLISTKTNEIDEHRSALSVQGAIQTSVNRVSSLVIDNAVWDDAVREVYRPTLDTEWLYNTWGAGFKINNLYDGTFVLDENFNVLWGAFQSKPVLETNLDFFGNGLKALIERNKRALIGDKNIYAGITRTQYGVAFVGIGLIRPMMGRLQVHDGTRRYLVITRHLNPKILSDLGTTFQIDNLNYTAEKISAMGMPLRSSAGELLGYLNWQARLPGAQAARAASSDITQIVVLAAALILLFILVSSVGLYKLARGESQARRVARTDWLSHLPNRRALIEALEQVSLRGDIDLKSVVFIDLDGFKDVNDIYGHSVGDDLIIVMAKMLSERVPPGGMLARMGGDEFAMTIGGDRAEALADAFAGSVLDFLKSPIRLGERTIHISASIGIASGTLIECTSNELFRRADIAMYHSKITGKGRITHYDAELNSVRERQLAIENQIRHGLERDEFEVWYQPIIDARTQKMTSVEALVRWPRRPEGELGPDSFISIAETSGLIYKLGQFVLHRACQDLEPFGDLKLSVNISPAQFRDPEFEDRVAKVLEITHFPANRLQLEVTETYVLENPERARTAIANLKALGTAVALDDFGTGYSSIGYLRRFNFDTIKIDKSLAGLVDNDEQAAALVSGTVRIANALGMAVVAEGVENEKQMKLLRLAGCDQLQGFWFSQPMPIESIIALRQVRQC, encoded by the coding sequence ATGGTCTACACATTAAGCTGGCGCAATATTCCCACCGCCAAAACGCTGTTCGTCATGGTCTTTATGGCGGGGATCGGCTTGATTGTGTCCATCGTCGCGCTGCTCTATCTCTCCCTTCATCTTATCAGCACCAAAACCAATGAAATTGATGAGCATCGCTCCGCTTTGTCGGTGCAGGGTGCCATCCAGACCTCGGTCAACCGGGTCTCCTCTCTGGTGATAGATAACGCCGTCTGGGATGATGCGGTCCGCGAAGTCTATCGCCCCACGCTTGATACCGAGTGGTTGTATAACACCTGGGGAGCCGGCTTTAAAATCAATAATCTCTATGACGGCACCTTTGTGCTGGATGAGAATTTCAACGTCCTGTGGGGAGCCTTTCAAAGTAAACCCGTCCTCGAAACAAATCTCGACTTTTTTGGCAACGGCCTGAAGGCGCTGATTGAGCGTAATAAACGGGCGCTGATCGGCGACAAAAATATCTACGCCGGGATCACCAGGACGCAGTACGGCGTGGCGTTTGTGGGGATCGGGCTGATACGCCCGATGATGGGGCGGCTGCAGGTTCATGACGGCACGCGCCGTTACCTGGTGATCACCCGTCATCTGAATCCTAAAATTTTATCTGACCTGGGCACGACGTTTCAGATTGATAACCTCAACTATACCGCTGAAAAAATCAGCGCGATGGGGATGCCGCTGCGTAGCTCCGCAGGGGAGCTGCTGGGGTACCTTAACTGGCAGGCGCGCCTTCCTGGGGCCCAGGCCGCGCGTGCGGCATCGTCAGACATCACGCAAATCGTGGTGCTGGCGGCGGCGCTGATTTTACTCTTTATTCTGGTGAGCAGCGTGGGGCTGTATAAGCTCGCCAGAGGGGAAAGCCAGGCCCGGCGGGTCGCAAGAACCGACTGGCTTAGCCATCTGCCGAACCGACGCGCCTTAATTGAAGCGCTGGAGCAGGTGAGCCTGCGCGGTGACATTGACCTGAAAAGCGTTGTGTTTATCGATCTGGATGGTTTTAAGGATGTGAACGACATCTACGGCCACAGCGTCGGTGACGATTTGATTATCGTGATGGCGAAAATGCTGAGCGAGCGGGTGCCGCCCGGCGGCATGCTGGCGCGCATGGGCGGGGATGAGTTCGCAATGACCATCGGGGGCGATCGTGCCGAAGCGCTTGCCGACGCGTTTGCCGGTTCGGTGCTGGACTTCCTCAAATCACCGATTCGCCTGGGCGAGCGTACCATTCACATCAGCGCCAGCATCGGGATCGCCAGCGGAACCTTGATCGAATGTACCAGTAACGAGCTGTTTCGCCGGGCAGACATTGCCATGTATCACTCAAAAATCACCGGTAAAGGGCGGATTACGCACTATGATGCGGAGCTGAACAGCGTCCGGGAGCGGCAGCTGGCGATTGAGAATCAGATCCGTCACGGGCTGGAGCGCGATGAATTCGAAGTCTGGTATCAGCCGATAATTGACGCTCGCACCCAGAAGATGACCAGCGTTGAGGCGCTGGTACGCTGGCCACGCCGCCCCGAGGGCGAGCTTGGCCCGGATTCGTTTATCTCGATAGCCGAGACCAGCGGGCTTATCTATAAGCTCGGCCAGTTTGTCCTGCACCGGGCCTGTCAGGATCTGGAGCCGTTCGGTGATTTAAAACTTTCGGTTAACATCTCTCCGGCCCAGTTTCGCGATCCAGAATTCGAAGACAGGGTGGCTAAGGTTCTGGAGATTACCCATTTTCCGGCCAACCGGCTGCAGCTTGAGGTAACCGAGACCTATGTGCTGGAAAACCCGGAGCGAGCCCGCACGGCGATAGCCAACCTCAAAGCGCTGGGGACCGCGGTGGCGCTGGATGATTTTGGCACCGGGTATTCAAGTATCGGCTATCTGCGGCGCTTTAATTTTGACACCATCAAAATCGATAAATCGCTGGCAGGGCTGGTAGATAACGATGAACAGGCTGCTGCCCTGGTAAGTGGAACGGTACGGATCGCTAACGCGCTGGGGATGGCGGTGGTTGCCGAAGGGGTAGAAAACGAGAAACAGATGAAGCTGCTGCGGCTGGCCGGCTGCGATCAGTTACAGGGGTTCTGGTTCAGCCAGCCGATGCCTATCGAGTCAATTATTGCGTTGCGTCAGGTTCGTCAGTGCTGA
- a CDS encoding carboxypeptidase M32, with protein sequence MSKNVSYQELTRTFQRLSRFSHLSSIASWDMFTMMPPGGSAARGEALAEMSVLQHQILTDKKVGDWLAAAASEDLNDVEQANLREMTRHYEQATLLPESLVEAKSLAGSRCEHAWRTQRPANDWQGFSANLKEVVKLSREEARLRAEAKGCTPYDALLDIFEPDMTSARLDVLFGDMKSWLPDLLANVVEKQAQQSFVPPQGPFPTATQRELGLEAMKMLGFDFNGGRLDVSAHPFCGGVPEDVRITTRYDEDELLSALFGVVHETGHARYEQNLPRAWAGQPVALARSTAIHESQSLFFEMQLGRSDAFLKHLLPAVHARFGSQAAFSEENFIAWNQRVKPGYIRVDADEVSYPAHVVLRYEIERALINGEIDVDDIPALWDEKMQAWLGLSTKDNYRNGCMQDIHWTDGGFGYFPSYTLGAMYAAQLFHAAKTALPGLQDAIAGGDFSALFDWLRQNIWQHGSRFSTSQLITQATGEDLNIRYFREHLTARYL encoded by the coding sequence ATGTCGAAAAACGTCTCTTATCAGGAGCTCACCCGCACCTTCCAGCGCCTCTCCCGCTTCTCCCACCTCTCCTCCATCGCCAGCTGGGACATGTTTACGATGATGCCCCCGGGCGGAAGCGCCGCGCGCGGCGAAGCGCTGGCCGAGATGAGCGTCCTGCAGCATCAGATCCTGACCGATAAAAAAGTGGGCGACTGGCTGGCAGCCGCGGCAAGCGAAGACCTGAATGACGTCGAGCAGGCCAACCTGCGTGAAATGACCCGCCATTATGAGCAGGCGACGCTGCTGCCAGAATCGCTGGTGGAAGCCAAGTCGCTGGCGGGCAGCAGGTGTGAACACGCCTGGCGTACCCAGCGCCCGGCCAATGACTGGCAGGGTTTTTCCGCCAACCTGAAAGAGGTGGTCAAACTTAGCCGCGAAGAGGCTCGCCTGCGTGCTGAAGCCAAAGGCTGTACGCCGTATGACGCGCTGCTGGATATTTTTGAGCCGGACATGACCAGCGCTCGCCTCGACGTGCTGTTTGGCGACATGAAATCCTGGCTGCCGGATCTGCTGGCGAACGTTGTTGAGAAACAGGCCCAGCAGTCCTTCGTCCCGCCACAAGGCCCCTTCCCGACCGCCACGCAGCGTGAGCTGGGGCTGGAAGCCATGAAAATGCTTGGATTCGATTTTAACGGCGGACGCCTGGACGTTAGCGCGCACCCGTTCTGCGGCGGCGTGCCGGAAGATGTGCGCATCACCACGCGCTATGACGAAGATGAACTTCTCAGCGCACTGTTCGGCGTGGTGCATGAAACCGGACACGCGCGGTACGAACAAAACCTGCCCCGCGCATGGGCCGGTCAGCCCGTGGCGCTGGCGCGCTCAACGGCAATCCACGAGTCCCAGAGCCTGTTCTTTGAAATGCAGCTGGGCCGCAGTGACGCCTTCCTGAAGCATCTGCTTCCTGCCGTTCACGCCCGCTTTGGTAGCCAGGCAGCATTCAGCGAAGAGAATTTCATCGCCTGGAACCAGCGCGTGAAGCCGGGCTATATCCGCGTTGACGCCGATGAGGTGAGCTATCCCGCACACGTTGTCCTGCGCTATGAAATCGAGCGTGCGCTGATTAACGGCGAAATCGACGTCGACGATATTCCCGCGCTGTGGGATGAGAAAATGCAGGCCTGGCTGGGCTTATCTACCAAAGATAACTACCGCAACGGCTGTATGCAGGACATCCACTGGACCGACGGCGGCTTTGGCTACTTCCCGTCATACACCCTTGGCGCAATGTATGCCGCGCAGCTCTTCCATGCTGCCAAAACCGCGCTGCCGGGGCTGCAGGATGCCATCGCGGGCGGTGATTTCTCCGCGCTCTTTGACTGGCTGCGCCAGAACATCTGGCAGCACGGCAGCCGCTTCAGCACGTCGCAGCTGATAACCCAGGCCACGGGCGAAGATCTGAATATCCGTTACTTCCGCGAACACCTTACCGCACGCTATCTGTAA
- a CDS encoding trypsin-like serine peptidase, which translates to MRKSVVFLLGTLSLFSGFSHADEGDDDGISAKDVKTLFFGHDDRTRVTDPTQSPWDAIGQLETASGNLCTATLITPQLALTAGHCLLTPPGGKLDKAVALRFVSQKGIWRYEIHGIEGRVDPTLGKRLKPDGDGWIVPPAAASWDFGLIVLRYPPSGITPLPLFDGDKAALTAALKAVDRKVTQSGYPVDHLDSLYTHTDCVVTGWAQNSVLSHQCDTLPGDSGSPLMLKTDSGWQLIGVQSSAPAAKDRWRADNRALSVTGFRDRLEALAQQ; encoded by the coding sequence ATGCGTAAATCTGTTGTGTTTTTACTGGGAACGTTAAGCCTTTTTTCTGGCTTTTCACATGCGGATGAGGGCGATGATGACGGCATTAGCGCCAAAGATGTTAAGACGCTTTTTTTTGGCCATGACGACCGCACGCGCGTGACCGATCCCACCCAGTCGCCGTGGGATGCCATCGGCCAGCTGGAAACCGCCAGCGGTAACTTATGCACGGCAACGCTCATTACTCCCCAACTGGCGCTCACGGCCGGACACTGTCTTTTGACGCCTCCGGGCGGCAAACTGGATAAAGCCGTCGCCCTGCGCTTTGTATCCCAAAAAGGGATCTGGCGTTACGAAATCCACGGCATTGAAGGCCGGGTCGACCCAACTCTCGGTAAGCGCCTGAAACCCGACGGCGACGGCTGGATTGTTCCCCCTGCCGCCGCCTCCTGGGACTTCGGCCTGATCGTTTTACGGTACCCGCCGTCGGGCATTACGCCGCTGCCGTTATTTGACGGCGACAAAGCTGCCTTGACCGCCGCGCTAAAAGCGGTCGATAGAAAAGTGACGCAATCGGGTTATCCGGTGGATCATCTTGATTCGCTCTACACCCATACGGACTGCGTTGTGACGGGCTGGGCGCAAAACAGCGTGCTCTCGCATCAGTGCGATACGCTGCCGGGCGACAGCGGCTCGCCGCTGATGTTAAAAACCGATAGCGGCTGGCAGCTGATCGGCGTTCAAAGCTCCGCGCCTGCGGCGAAAGACCGCTGGCGCGCCGACAATCGCGCGCTGTCCGTGACCGGTTTTCGCGATCGGCTGGAAGCGCTGGCGCAACAATAG
- a CDS encoding protein YdgV, whose product MFNYRGQFSSALTRSNNADNCNIMDNVFRTYFSNNTAVFSTSFCLLSGEQHWRNAL is encoded by the coding sequence GTGTTCAACTACCGAGGACAATTTTCATCCGCACTGACGAGAAGCAACAACGCGGATAATTGTAATATTATGGACAATGTGTTCAGGACGTATTTTTCAAACAACACCGCTGTATTTTCCACCTCCTTCTGCCTTCTTTCCGGTGAGCAACACTGGCGCAACGCGCTGTAG
- a CDS encoding LysR family transcriptional regulator codes for MNIELRHLRYFVAVAEELHYGRAASRLNISQPPLSQQIQILEQQVGARLLARTNRSVSLTAAGRQFLADSRQILSMVNDAAARAERLYLGETGELRIGFTSSAPFISAVSETLSSFRRHFPDVHIQTREINTREQISPLNEGSLDLGLMRNTQLPETLEWQVILREPLMAMIPRDHPLAGQPSVTLAELAKEPFVFFDPQVGTGLYDDILGLMRRYDLAPVITQEVGEAMTIIGLVAAGLGVSILPASFKRVQLREMRWVAIAEKDAVSEMWLVWSKHHEQSHAAQRFKNQLIAASAGR; via the coding sequence ATGAATATCGAACTGCGTCACCTGCGCTACTTTGTTGCCGTGGCTGAAGAGCTGCACTATGGCCGTGCGGCGTCGCGGCTGAACATCTCACAGCCGCCGCTGAGCCAGCAAATTCAGATTCTTGAACAGCAGGTTGGGGCACGTCTGCTGGCGCGCACCAACCGCAGCGTGAGCCTAACCGCAGCAGGAAGGCAGTTCCTGGCGGACAGCAGGCAAATCCTGAGCATGGTCAATGACGCGGCCGCACGGGCAGAGCGTCTTTACCTGGGGGAAACCGGTGAATTGCGTATCGGTTTTACCTCGTCGGCACCCTTTATCAGCGCCGTCTCGGAAACCCTCTCGTCGTTTCGTCGCCATTTCCCCGACGTGCATATTCAGACCCGCGAAATTAATACCCGTGAGCAAATATCCCCGCTCAATGAAGGTTCGCTCGATCTGGGCTTAATGCGTAACACCCAGCTGCCGGAGACGCTGGAATGGCAGGTTATCCTGCGTGAACCGCTTATGGCGATGATCCCGCGCGACCATCCCTTAGCCGGGCAGCCGTCCGTCACGCTGGCGGAGCTGGCGAAAGAGCCATTTGTCTTCTTTGACCCGCAGGTAGGAACCGGTCTGTATGACGACATTCTTGGGCTGATGCGCCGCTACGATCTGGCGCCGGTCATTACCCAGGAGGTTGGCGAGGCAATGACCATTATTGGGCTGGTCGCCGCAGGATTGGGCGTATCTATTCTCCCGGCCTCCTTTAAACGGGTACAATTGCGGGAAATGCGCTGGGTGGCGATTGCTGAAAAAGACGCGGTATCGGAAATGTGGCTGGTCTGGTCGAAGCATCATGAGCAGAGCCACGCGGCACAGCGTTTCAAAAACCAGCTTATCGCCGCCTCTGCAGGGCGCTAA